CAACAGGCCATTGGAGGTGTGGAAGGCGAAATCCGCGTGATGCTCCAGTACCTGTTCCAGGCATGGGGGGCCAGAGGTCCAGCCAAGTACCGTGACATGCTGCTGGAAACCGGCACCGAGGAAATTGCCCACGTGGAGATGCTTGCCACCGCTGTGGCCTTGAATCTGGAAGGTGCTCCATCCCACATGCAGGAGCAAGCTGCAAAACAAAACCCTCTGGTCGAGGCGGTGATGGGCGGCATGGATCCCAGACAGTACCTTTCCGCAGGGATGGCGGCTCTGGCAAGCGATGCCAATGGGGTGCCTTTTGATGGGTCCCACGTGTATGCCAGCGGAAATCTGGCTGCCGACATGTACGCCAATGTGACTGCCGAGGCCACAGGTCGGGCTCTGGCGACCCGTTTGTACCACCTGACCGACGATCCCGGCATGAAAGACATGCTTTCCTTTCTGATCGCCAGAGACACCATGCACCAGCAGCAGTGGCTTGCGGTGCTGGAAGAACTCGGGGGGCATCAGGGGGTCTTGCCCATTCCCAACAGTTTCCCTCAGGAGCTGGAGAATCAGGACGTCAACTACAGCTTTTTTGCCACCGGCATTGATGGGATTGAGGCGCCCACAGGACGGTTCACCTCTGGACCTTCCATTGATGGCAAAAGCGCATTCAGTGTTCGCAAAGTCACCCCAATGGGTGAAGAGCCGAGACTTGCTCCTCCGATGCCAGAAGCCCACGCCCAGATGGAGCAAATGGCAGGAGGGGTGTCTCCCACCCAAACTGCAAGCCAGACCGCAGAACGGCTGGGAGTCACGCCAAAAGCCCAGAGCAACAAAGCCAACAAAACCCGCTGAAAACAGCACATCCTCTGGACATCCTTCCTGCATTTGTGGGAGGGATGTTCAGTTGAGGCTCAGCAACCCATCTAAGCAAATGTGGGTCGAACGTGCGATGCTTCACGAAAAAGCGGCAACACAAATGCAGTCAAATTTGAAATTTCACAACTGTAAAATTTCTTTTAAAGAGTGGTCTAAATCCTTCGAAAAACCCTCCAGAGATCTATAGCAATTTCGACCAGAAAACATATAAGGTATAGTGCGATGAGTCAGCCTTTGATCGTACTCGCCACAGGAGGCACCGGAGGACACATTTATCCTGCGGTTGCTCTCGCTCAGGAACTCGCCAAAAGGGGGTATGCGTCGGCCATTCTCGGCATGGAAAATGGCATGGAAGAACGCATTGCCAAACAGGAAAACCTGCCCTTTTACGGGGTCAGTGCTGGAAAGATAGACCGCAGCAAACCCAATCCCCTCGAACTTCTCAAGGCCGCCAAAGGCTTCACCGAGGCCCGCAACGCCCTGATCAAAATCAAACCCAAAGTGGTGGTGGGATTTGGAGGTTATGCCTCCCTGCCCGGCGTGCTTTCTGCACAATCTCTGGGCATCCCCACTGTCCTGCATGAACAGAATGCCAAACTGGGCCTCACACAGAAACTGGCCCTTGGCAAAGCCAAAAGCGTGACCACCGCTTACCCCAAAGTGCAAGGACTGCCAGAAGCCAGAGCCAAATGGGTCGGCATGCCTGTCCGCGAAAGGCGCATGAACCGCGATGAGGCGCTCGGGAAACTGAACCTGCAAAAAGGACCGCTCACCGTGATGGTGATGGGGGGTTCTCAGGGCAGTTTGTTCCTGAACCAGTCGGTGCCCGGTGCCCTTGAGGCCGCTTGCGGCATTGAAGGCCTGTGTGGTGAATTTGGCATTCAGGTGATCCACTCCACCGGTCCACGCTGGCTGACGGAGATGGTGCCCAAAGTGCAACACCTGAGCTGGTACAAGGTCTCGGGTTATGTGGACAGCACTGCTGCATGGTCCTGCGCAGACATCGCCATCACGCGGGCAGGCAGCAGCACCCTGGCAGAGGCGGCTTTTTATGGCGTGCCCACCATTGCGGTTCCCCTCTCCAGTTCTGCCGACAACCACCAGTTTTTCAATGCCAGAGCCATGGAAACCGCTGGAGCAGGCAAAGTGGTGGAAGAGGCCCACATCCAGCAACTTGCCAGCACCTTCAAAGAGCTGATTTCTGCGGACAAACGCAAAAAAATGCGTGAAGCCGCTGGCACCCTGACCCCCTCTGGCGCTGCGGCCCGTCTGGCAGATGAAGTGCTGCGGGTCAAAGGAGGCCAGTGATGCGGTATCACCTGATGGGCATTGGAGGCATCGGGGTGAGCGGTCTGGCCAGATTGCT
This portion of the Deinococcus misasensis DSM 22328 genome encodes:
- the murG gene encoding undecaprenyldiphospho-muramoylpentapeptide beta-N-acetylglucosaminyltransferase, whose translation is MSQPLIVLATGGTGGHIYPAVALAQELAKRGYASAILGMENGMEERIAKQENLPFYGVSAGKIDRSKPNPLELLKAAKGFTEARNALIKIKPKVVVGFGGYASLPGVLSAQSLGIPTVLHEQNAKLGLTQKLALGKAKSVTTAYPKVQGLPEARAKWVGMPVRERRMNRDEALGKLNLQKGPLTVMVMGGSQGSLFLNQSVPGALEAACGIEGLCGEFGIQVIHSTGPRWLTEMVPKVQHLSWYKVSGYVDSTAAWSCADIAITRAGSSTLAEAAFYGVPTIAVPLSSSADNHQFFNARAMETAGAGKVVEEAHIQQLASTFKELISADKRKKMREAAGTLTPSGAAARLADEVLRVKGGQ
- a CDS encoding manganese catalase family protein, with amino-acid sequence MFYHDKKLQYTVRVDRPDPCFARMLQQAIGGVEGEIRVMLQYLFQAWGARGPAKYRDMLLETGTEEIAHVEMLATAVALNLEGAPSHMQEQAAKQNPLVEAVMGGMDPRQYLSAGMAALASDANGVPFDGSHVYASGNLAADMYANVTAEATGRALATRLYHLTDDPGMKDMLSFLIARDTMHQQQWLAVLEELGGHQGVLPIPNSFPQELENQDVNYSFFATGIDGIEAPTGRFTSGPSIDGKSAFSVRKVTPMGEEPRLAPPMPEAHAQMEQMAGGVSPTQTASQTAERLGVTPKAQSNKANKTR